The genomic DNA TATCCTCGAATGCATGTCATTCCTGGTAGAACTGGAAGACCTTCAAATTTCGGAGAAATATCAGGAAATTTGCGTAGAAACTCCGAATCATACTTTTTGACTGGTACTCGCGCGGAGGAGGACGGTGCtaaatattgagatatttcCTCGCGATTCTTTTTGACAAATTCTTCCCAAAGTAAATCGCTCATTGAGAAATATCCTGGAGGATATATGGCActccaataaatttttaatgaactttgcgatttttttttaacagaatcTTTAGGGCAGTATGTTTTCACGTTATTCGTACGATCTAAAATTGCAACATATTTCAATGAGTAAATCcgcaaaaaatgttattacaataaaaaagtataattatgaaaGTATTTTACGTAATCAATTGATTAtaggtaaaatatatttatttataattattataactatatattttcttctaactATAGATAAAACAGCCacaaaaaagacaaataatttgataaagaacggcgagaaaattaagaataaaggTATTAATAAGAATCGTGctatcgagaaaaaataaaattgaaattgaaaggaatatctattaaatacacgattattaacaaaaatccgaattattatttccagTAAAAATCTTATACTTTACTTCTGATACATACTGACAAGTATTACTTCATCTCTATCTGTCTCTTCTGGATTCCATACTTCCGACGATGGTATATTCACTGGCAGCAACTCATCGTGCTGcgcgataatatttcttttaggaGTTAACTTAAATCTTCTAGACGAACGTATAATCGGTGAGTGGTACAGAGGAGATTCATATGTGATTGGTGCTTGTCGAATTTTCTCCGGCGTACACGGATcatcgaataaatttatgcaagCATCGTCGCTTTCGTTGCGGATAGAATCTTCTGGATTTGTTACAGCTTCCTCGATTGACTCTTCCGATTCGGTGTCCCATTCGGTACTCGTTACTCGTTTAATGTCATTTAATTGAATCActcttttcttatattgttttgtcttattttttacagcttttttccttttttttcctcctcccTTTTCTGTCACATCAGAATTAAGTTAGTTGTGCGCAACTTAtagatatcaaataatttattttaatgtgatatttggaaacatatttttatgaaaaatctattttttacattcttaatggagatgtaaattatatttccaattgtataattcgttattttaatatgaaaaaatgaagtttaattaattacagatttaatcattaatttttttataaaataactcgatTCGttcataaaaagaagaatttttcgaaaatataattatgctttCACAATAAATCCTTACTTGCTATTTGCGACTGTAAGCTGCCTTCGATCTTGCCTTCGCTTAAGGAAGAATTCGTATCGATCCGAGATAAGGATGTCGTATAACGTCTTGTGGGTGCTTTATCAAGAGGCGTACTTGCGAATACATTGCATATGGTAGCgcgtttatatttctcttgatCAGATGTATCAGACGTTGATGACATATTGCTAATCTACACACGTAATCGATCACGTCGAAACACTTGAAATCTATACTTTTCGCAATTAACATCTCCAATATTTGTATGTGATCGGAGATCCAGTTAGCGTTcaaatgtaaatatgaatAGCAACCTTTCGGAATCTCTCTGAATATTTTccttattacttatatatatatatatatatatatatatatatatatatatatatatatatatacaaagcaATGTCCTCTCTAAGATTTCTTGTACACACGGATTTctgttgtgtatgtgtgtgtgtgtgtgtgtgtgtacgtatcGAGTATTAGGATaaacacatattattattatcgataaattttcaaaagaaaaattgtccaTACGTATAATCatacataagtatatatacaattatatatagaatgtgttttcccatatatatatat from Cataglyphis hispanica isolate Lineage 1 chromosome 21, ULB_Chis1_1.0, whole genome shotgun sequence includes the following:
- the LOC126857449 gene encoding uncharacterized protein LOC126857449 — encoded protein: MSSTSDTSDQEKYKRATICNVFASTPLDKAPTRRYTTSLSRIDTNSSLSEGKIEGSLQSQIAKKGGGKKRKKAVKNKTKQYKKRVIQLNDIKRVTSTEWDTESEESIEEAVTNPEDSIRNESDDACINLFDDPCTPEKIRQAPITYESPLYHSPIIRSSRRFKLTPKRNIIAQHDELLPVNIPSSEVWNPEETDRDEVILVNRTNNVKTYCPKDSVKKKSQSSLKIYWSAIYPPGYFSMSDLLWEEFVKKNREEISQYLAPSSSARVPVKKYDSEFLRKFPDISPKFEGLPVLPGMTCIRGYSDRISQKWVTYIDKPSKSENKKDNARQTKARKRSKRKQRERAIMLQSARNETNSVFDTEDEIDVEFETGGRDGNRMSFSEFRQKRKRIVETVSEKSSSESCHSQMQKN